tatatcattttattttgcTAAATTTCAAGCTAGTTATAATAATTTACCAAAAAGTGTttacagattttttttttaattccaaataaaatattttaaaaagacaATAAAATCAACATTAGACTTCAATTggcatataaaaaaaattacacttaaattaaaataaataaaaatattatttaaattaaatactaaGTAAAACAGATTTTTGTAATCACCGATAACATTTCTAATCTCAACTACAACTCaaatgactatttttctaaataaacAACTCAAATTGCttcttttattatatataaagagCCTATTTAGTATGGTTGTTCGAGTTATAATGCGAATTAGTAACGAATTTTTTTCCATTGTTAATCTATAAAAACTCATTGTTAAATAATTTAGCAACAGATTTATAATTGATTTTTACTCGTTGCAGTGAGTGTCATTGCTAATTCACTTTGTAATGGATTTTAACTTCCATTATTAATTGCAAAGGACAACATTTTTCAttactaatttaattaattttaaaaaaattaaaaaaaatcaataaaaattaattcgTTACTAATTACAACCAATTTAACAAACAGACCTCCTTTGTTAATTGcgactaattcataatttgttgctaatttatttgttatttaatattataaatttttaattttaatattaaaatttaaaattttaatattataactatttataaattttaattgatacATAAATTTTCACTAATAGTTATTATAGACACATTATAATGAGATTAAAAAgtattatttcaaaaaaaatgataaaaaatgaaTTGAGGGAAAATTATATTagtaaaaatgaaaaataaaaggtAAATAATGAAAGTGAAGAAAATCATAGGAAAAGtgagaaaatgagataaatatagaagaaaatgagagagaatggaagaaaataataagagaaaatgaaagagaatgagagaaaagtgagaaaacgacgacaaaattaaaaagaaaatggaagaaattaatgatagaaaatgaaataaaaaggaaaaaaatgaaagaaaagtaaagaaaatgaaagaaaaggaagaaaaaaaattaaaaatttgggaaaaaaaatgaaagaaggtaaagaaaaattagaaatttgagAAGAAAAAGATATAAAAGGGAAGAAATCGTTGATGGCAAATCAATATAAAGTGAaaagaatgaaagaaaaaaatttatagaattggaaaaaaaatgaaagaagagAAGAGAAAGATTGAAATTGAGAGAAGAAAATAAGTGAATGAATGATATGAGCAAGTAAAATGTGGTGTTTGAAAAAATATATACATGAATTAGcaacaaaattgcaaatttgttTTTAAATTTAAACACCAAAATTTATTCCCAAAAAATATCAGCAGATTCTAAAATTTACTACTAAATCTGTtgctaaatataattatatacattttttaatttttaatgatgtaCCTTGTATAATTAATAATGAATTTCATTGTGTGGTTAATTtgacaaaataattttaattttcattgatcaaatttaaaaaatcatttttttttaattttacaaaaatagCATCTGATTAAAAATATGTTGCTAGTAGAAATTGATTGTTTAAGTCTATTGCAAAATTAGcaacaaatttataaatttattgctaaatttatattcaaatattttcataatatcaatttgtaataaattgtaataataaatGATAAATCCATTGCTAATATAGCAACGAAATCTTGATTCCgctattaaattattgttttgtataatttttgttttatataatttaattgtaaaTTAGCAACGAATTTAACAGCGGAATCTCAATTTCATTATTAAAGTATTGctccacacacacacatataattttatttcaaaattacaaacaaattaaaaattaattacaaaattcaTCTTTATtgacaataaattaaaattcgttgctaattcataattttttatattatatattattgagAAAAGTACATGTTTAAATACATTagttagaaaatattaaaaattaatttaaaattaaatttattaaattttagttataaaaatattaaaataataaaattatatatatatatatatatatatatttgatcccCACGTTGCAACTcagatgatttaattaattaaactaatccaTATGAAGAATATGATATGCATACAACGTGATTGTGATCCCTTGGATAAAGGGATATGACACTATCTATATTTGATCATacaaaatgcaataaatgaaaacATCACTAACCAGATATCTTCATGTGAATTTTATATGCACGCAGCACAAACACAtatacataataataataaaaaaaataaactagAATATCTTCTCTTCAATAGATGATTGTAGTTCAAGGACCAATAGTTCATGCCTCGTAGTGCTTCATTATTACTGCCAGCTTCGCCTTCATATATTCTAGCTtattagctctctctctctctctctctctctctctctctctctatgtataTATATAGCATCAAATCAGAACCATGAAACCAAAGAAAAGATGGCTGCAAATGGAGGCTTTGTTCAGGATGAAGAAAGCCTCTAtatgaataaaatacaacccGTTGCCTCTACACCAATGCAAGTGCCAAAACATGTTTTCTCTTgaacttttactttttttttttttacttcatttttatcTTATTCAAGTAGCGCATGTTGCAGGTCAGAGCAATTACAAGCCAAGGAAGGGAAGAAGCAATGCAACTCCACCACGCTCAGAAAATTGTTAGGCCTTGAAGAGTTTTTCTCTTTGACGGTGAATACATATGCTTTTGTGTAGAGTCTAGTTTATTATGGCatctaaataaatttattatatggaAGAGACTTTTGTTAATATTAATGAAATTTGTTAATATGGTAGATCATCCACATTTTTCACTAACAGCTTTGCAAAATCTTGCTTACGTTTCAGGTGTGGAGAGCATCTTTTTCAGAGTTCTTGGGCACAGCGGTTCTCGTTTTCGTAATAGACACCGTAGTCATTTCCACCATTGAAAGTGAGACAAAAATACCAAACCTTATACTATCATGCCTAGTTGCCATCACTGTCACAATTATCCTCCTGGCAACCTATCCCATTTCCGGTGGCCACATTAACCCTCTTGTCACCTTCTCAGCTGCACTCACTGGCCTCATTTCCATAACAAAAGCCTTCATATACATCTTGGCTCAATGTGCTGGTGGCGTTGTCGGTGCACTAGCACTAAAAGCTGTAGTGAACAGCAAAATTGAGAGTACATTTTCGCTTGGAGGCTGCACCCTGCATATTGTTGCACCGGGGCCGGATGGTCGTCCAACGGTGATTGGGTTAGAAACTGGGCAGGCCCTTTGGCTAGAGATAATTTGTGGGTTTGTGTTTCTCTTTGCATCGGTGTGGATGGCCTTTGATCATCGCCAGGCCAAGGCCTTGGGTCATGTCAAAATTTTCATGATCGTGGGTATAGTGCTGGGTCTTCTTGTGTTTGTTTCAACTTCGGTGACAACAGCTAAAGGCTATGCTGGAGCTGGGCTGAACCCAGCTAGGTGTTTGGGTCCAGCTATAGTTCGAGGAGGTCGTCTTTGGGATGGGCATTGGGTGTTTTGGGTGGGGCCTGCTGTTTCTTCTGTTGCATTTTCTTTGTACACAAAACTTATTCCACCTCAGCTTTCTCACACTATTTTTTAAATGGAAAATCCTTACTTTCCTCGCGTGCATGATAAAGTTAAAAGATACAAACGTGTTAACGaggtttatatataaaataagtgaaatttatatatttataattttttttgaaagGATATAATGCTTTTAAGACTACATCTGCTAATATATTTCTACTTTTAATTTTGTTGGTGTGGTCTCTTTGTCATTCAAATGTATTTTTGGTTTGTGATTGGTTCAGGTATTTTCACTTAACATGATAGGCCATAAGTTTGGGATGTTATAGGATGGCTTATTGATCATAGCTTggtataattccaataatgaaatgatttttaggTTTCTCATTTGTTTAAAAAGCAAAAGAAAAAAACTGAACTGAGGCCGAAAATTTATGGCTAATTAAACTCAACTCAGTTAGAAATAGGTCTAGAACTTGATAATTAATACCATATTAGTGGTTTCCTTTGATAGGGTGATTATAATCCCATGGCCTAAGGGATGCGGCAATCTATATATGATCCCCATTGATGCGATAtgcaattaattaaaaatgattaagaaCATTCCATGTGATTTTTTCATTCAAGAGAAAAGCATcaataaaataaacaaataataatACATGCTTTATTTCATTCAGTAATGTATTACGTACGTACTTAACTATAATCAATCTAATTGGAGAAATGAGATAAACGTTTGCTATAATATATGTTATAAAATATGAATTTTTCTTATTCAGAGCGGTCTACCATAAATTCAAAATATAAGATGATGTGTGAAAAGATTCacttattaaatacataaattttatatGTAAGGATGACAATAGGCAAGATACTTGCGAAAATCACCATACCTAAATccgaataatatttttaaaatttgaattcatctcaaatttcattaaaatttattatcaattaCCTAAACTTATCCTAAAACTGATTATTATTACTTAAAAAATGCCCAAACtagtttaatttatatatttaattaaaaatctacataaaaatttatttttattaataatttatattttaaaattttaataatttcacaaaatatttcaattttattttatatacaataaaatatataaaaatttataaatattattataaaaaatatatattttatatttaattaaatatttatataaacgggttTGGTAATGGATATCCGATATGAAAAACCAAAACTCGTCACAGGTATTAAATTTTAATCCCAAACCCAATTATATACTATCTAAACCCGTTTTACTAGAATTTGGTAGGATTGAGTAACCACAACAATCAGACTTGTTGCTATCCTGTGTTTGTGTATTGGGTTCATAATAAATCAGGTTTAGGTAAAAATTTCTCATAAAATAAGATTTTTCTTGTAAGATCTACCTATTACATATATTAACCCCATATATTTGTGTCTTGGGTCATAATAAACCCCCataaaatagaatttttattgtttaaACTCAATTTATCATAGACCCAAAATACAAACtccaatttattttattttaagacaAGTACGTGTGGAATAGGATGAAATTAATTATGTGAATTAAGGCATGATGAGCTGAGAAACAGAAATGTTGTGAATGAATGATAATATATGGAATTAATAGCCAACAGATGGAGAATATCCTGGATTTTTTTGTGTTGGCCTCATATGATGAGTATTGTAAATTTTCTTGTGATCTATTGTGGCTGTTTAGTGTTCACTAGAGCTGTTATAATTTTAGGGAACATTTGATTTACGTGGTAATATTGCCccattttttttagaattttttaaaataaatcatgcatttcatgttttacatttttattttaggATTTAAATTCCTTCTTGATGTatgtttttcttttactttaattCTATGAGAGTATCAACCATTTGAAGCTTCTGATACTAGGATTATTTCCCTGTCACAATCTACTTTTGTTCCTGGTCGTTTAATCATGGACAATGTCATGGTGACTTTTGAAATTATTCACCATATGAAGCGTAAGACAAGGGGCAATAAGGGTGAGGCAACGCTGAAAATTGATATTAGTAAAGCCTACGACAAGGTGGACTAGAACTATTTGAGACATATTATGCTTCGTTTGGGTTTTGATGGAAGATGGATTGATTTCATTATGCAGTGTGCAACTTTTGTGACTTATAAAGCGGCAATTAATGGGATTGAGATTGGGTGTTATAACAAGCATGTAAATCTAAGGTAAACACataaatcgcacaatcacacagtattgaaaagagaagaagaataacacaggatttaacgtggttcaaccgtaaggttTACGTCCAtgagcaagacaagagaaaaagtttcactatgatgaaaagagcaagatataatcaatcagaactctcaaaccctaatccCAGTGTGTTtgtcgaatatctcacaactctatcgCAAAGggtaaaatattacaatatttatactagtccatATCGTGGGGGCGTTGCCCCTGCACCCCCAAGGAAATCAGTGGTAGGCTTTAGGCCCAAGCCTATCGGCATATGCTTTTCGCTACCATCACATATCTCACTTTTATCCCAATCGAATAACAAAATGTGAAAAAACTTTTGGGtcaggtcataatttgggtccatgaaaaaatataacaaaaattcaagccacaaaTATATAACAATTCTTCTCCTTGGCTTGAATTCCCTTtatcatcaacaaaataaccaCAAAAAACACACTCTATCTTGCCATATACCCCTCGCAAGGGCATTACTAAGCACTACAAACaccaaccaagtctaggcaatgcctaaacttgctgactgGGACTTCCTTGGTCATCATATCGgctggattatcatgtgtagagactttctgcacaactacagtcccctgagatacaatgtcccaaatgaagtgatatctaacatcaatgtgcttagttcgctcatggtacatctgattctttgtCAGATGTATTGCACTCTAGCTGTCACAAAACACTATTGCCTTGTTCTGTATTaacccaagatcacccaccaaaccttgtaactataaaacttcctttactgcctctgctaaggccatatattcagcctctgtggtagacaaagtaactgtagcttgcaatgttgccttccaactgatagcacttccagaaagtgtaaacaaataacctgtcaaagatctcctcttgtttaagtcccctgcaaaatctgaatcaACATAGCCAACAACTGAATCACTCATTTTGGCCTTGTCAAATGTCAGACCAACAtctgtagtacccttcaaataccccaaaatccatttcactgcctgccaatgctctttcctagcacacgccatgtatctactcacaatACTAACTGTATGTGAAATGTCAGGTTgggtgcataccatagcatacGTGATGCTACCAACAGCACTCGAATAGGGAACACTGGATATGTGCTCCATCTCTTCATCTGTTTTGGGTGACATGtctgcagataacttgaaatgggcagcaAACGGAACAGTCACAGACTTggcattattcatgttgaaatgCTTAAACACTTTCTTAACATAGTCCTGTTGAGATAAGAAAAACTTCCCAACACTTCTATCTCTGGTAATTTCCATTCtcaatatcttctttgcagcacccaaatcctttatctcaaactcatcacttaACTGCTTTTTCAAAATGTTAATATGTGACATGCTTTTAGtagcaataagcatgtcatccacatacaatagcaaataaataaaggaatcatctgaaagcttcttatgatacatACAACTATTATATGAACTATGATTAAAGGCATTACGAAacatgaatgtatcaaatcttttgtaccactgcctaggagactgtttcagaccatataaagatttttTAAGCAAGCAAACACGATTTTCCATACCTGGAATGAGAAATCTCTcaggctgactcatataaatttgctcctctaactcaccatgcaaaaatgttgtcttcacatctagttgctcaagctctagattatgaagagcaaccatagcaagtaagactctgatagaaCTGTGCTTTACAGCTAGAGAAAatacttcattaaagtcaatccccttCCTCTAAGTAAAGCCCTTTGATACCGTGCCTTATATCGAGATGCTTCAACCCctggagtgccttcctttttcttaaacacccatttgcaacctaccactttttgtcccttaggcaaatttacaagctcccaagtctgattcttgtgaagagattcaatttcttcactcatagcacTGACCCACTAATCTGTATCTAAATAAGAAATAGTTTTTCTATAATTgctgggttcatgcacatcaatGTTACAGCAACTAACAAGGCAAACAcaactagatctgcatatgcatatctctgtGGTGCTCTAATATGTCTTTTCTCTCTACTAGTTACAATGCTATATGGTTTCTGTTGTTGTCgctcaggtgcatcctcttgttgatctgaatcttgcacctcatcctctgaaacactggactgaactgctgaagcatcaatatcaagctccacctATTCTCTGACACTGTgatctgattctgctattgacttctccctctgaCTATTCAATGAAGTAGACTTATTAAATATCACATCCCTACTGATAATTAATCCTAaagactttggatcattgcaccacTACATGTAGCCTTTCACTCtagatgcataccctagaaatatgcattttcttgccctcaactcaagcttaccatctctcacatgagcataagcagggcaaccaaatactctcagctgagagtaattAGCAGGTGAACTAGACCggatctcaaaaggagttttgtacttaatagctgtagatggagatctattaaccaagaaataggctgtattaattgctttagcctagaaatcctttcccaatcctgaatgtgagagcatgctttgTGCTTTGTCACAAAGCATTCTGTTCATATGTTCTATAATACCATTCTATTGTAGTGTCCTTGTACAAGTGCaatgtctcactataccttcattgctgCAGAATGCATCGAACTCACGATTGCCAAATTCTAACCCATTATCAATTCTAAGACGCTTGACTTTCTTTTCTATCTGCTTCTCAATCATTatcttccactttacaaaggttgaaaatgcctcatcttttattttcagaaaatacacccacaccatTCGAGAGTAATCgtcaatcaaagtcatgaagtacctggcaccgctcttggaagggattctgttaggaccccatagatctgagtggatataatccactATTCCTCTGATCTTGCGCATTGCCTTTTTATCGAACTTCACCCTGGTTTGTTTGCTAAACAcacagtgttcacaaaagtccaGAGATTTTGTTTTCTGCCCATCCTCTGAGTGGATATACTTCATTGAAGACGATGCCATCTGTAAACCTTAGGTTTTGAGCACAAAACATTGATACCAATTTGTTATAACAAGCATGCAAAGGCAAACATGCAAATCTAAGGAAAATAATCACACAGTATTAAAAGGAGAAAAAGAATAATACAGGATTTAACGTGATTCAAtcgtaaggtctacgtccacgatcaagacaagagaaaaagtttcaTTATGataaaaagagcaagatacaatcaatcagaactctcaaatcCTAACCCCAGCGTGTTTcctgaatatctcacaactctactgcAAAggataaaatattacaatatttatactggtccatatCGTGGGGGTGCTGCCCCCGCACCCCTAAGGAGATCAGTGGTGGGCTTCAGGCCCgagttgttagtaatatgccctagagcatatcattttgtatgtatcttgtacatatcttattaataaaaggaaatttcactttttcattcacataatatatttatgtgtaatagaaaaaggtccattgatattttattagaaattctattcttaagttgttaagaatatgagtgacaatatttctagcacaaaatatcataaattggttcacaatcgagaatatttcacaaaggacatgacttatccagaaagattgcaatcatgtttgttcccaaggtatttatatgcgatataaataagatgaagtggtgagtctcatgccacataataaacatgataggcacttatacatgataagtaggctgaaccagtgatgcttatgacaagcacatggagtttactcttgtcaatgcattgtcatatattatatcaatgcatataatctttagacttgagataacacagttatcttatatataggtggtttgagtttgatactgcttttatacttgtactgtgtataggtatatgggcatgtgttggctcttactagttatatatggagataggtgttgatcaagatggaattcgttatcctaagtaaatagggataaaatcctatgttcatttaattgttcttgatgttttaagttcctggccaggatagacagatttagtaagaaaagagtttctgacaagaaaatctaattaatcaagaactagaattaaaagagaatataatattcatagcaaatggggtttgacattaaccatgactccagcactaattgggattttgtaatggagagattctagtgcatggtaacatatgattaaaggttcatttaaggtattccttattactgattgggtggccaaagAATACTAtgataggtgtcaaccatggtctatgagatgcctgaaatgatttagagaaatcatttacggtaagaaaaagttctaatgatattaagagttaatatcatttctcattgctaataagtgatgagcctagtaagtcacacatctacacaagctaatcaccatttaaaatgtgatttaattgattaattaaagattttaattaattaattaattaatcaattaaagaggtttggtttgcaataacattgcaaagtccctagcatgacttgaaaccaaatctaggttattggatgtatagtataaattaaatttatatttaatttgattaaatatgaatttaattatgagaaattaattaatggagattaattaattaattaatttatatttgatataaattgatttaaataggagaaattataattttgggttgagaactcaaattaaaaagtaagggaaattggtcttttcacatggtgacatgtggcaccatgagatggtgacacatggcaccatatgatcttgccacttgtcttcatatgatggaagaccacatgtcatgattt
This Hevea brasiliensis isolate MT/VB/25A 57/8 unplaced genomic scaffold, ASM3005281v1 Scaf1, whole genome shotgun sequence DNA region includes the following protein-coding sequences:
- the LOC110659180 gene encoding aquaporin PIP1-2 — protein: MAANGGFVQDEESLYMNKIQPVASTPMSEQLQAKEGKKQCNSTTLRKLLGLEEFFSLTVWRASFSEFLGTAVLVFVIDTVVISTIESETKIPNLILSCLVAITVTIILLATYPISGGHINPLVTFSAALTGLISITKAFIYILAQCAGGVVGALALKAVVNSKIESTFSLGGCTLHIVAPGPDGRPTVIGLETGQALWLEIICGFVFLFASVWMAFDHRQAKALGHVKIFMIVGIVLGLLVFVSTSVTTAKGYAGAGLNPARCLGPAIVRGGRLWDGHWVFWVGPAVSSVAFSLYTKLIPPQLSHTIF